A portion of the Pseudomonas synxantha BG33R genome contains these proteins:
- the aroC gene encoding chorismate synthase, with product MSGNTFGKLFTVTTAGESHGPALVAIVDGCPPGLELSLEDLQRDLDRRKPGTSRHTTQRQEPDEVEILSGVFEGRTTGCAIGLLIRNTDQKSKDYSAIKDVFRPSHADYTYHHKYGERDYRGGGRSSARETAMRVAAGAIAKKYLATQGIVIRGYMSQLGPIEIPFKSWDSVQDNAFFCPDPDKVPELEAYMDQLRRDQDSVGAKITVVAEGVKPGLGEPIFDRLDAELAHALMSINAVKGVEIGAGFACVAQRGTEHRDELTPEGFLSNNAGGILGGISSGQPIVAHLALKATSSITTPGRSIDVHGNPVDVITKGRHDPCVGIRATPIAEAMMAIVLMDHLLRNRGQNADVRVTTPVLGQL from the coding sequence ATGTCCGGCAATACCTTCGGCAAGCTGTTCACTGTCACCACCGCGGGCGAAAGCCATGGCCCGGCGTTGGTCGCCATTGTCGACGGCTGCCCACCAGGCCTGGAGCTGTCCCTGGAAGACCTGCAGCGTGACCTCGACCGCCGCAAGCCCGGCACCAGCCGCCACACCACCCAGCGCCAGGAGCCGGACGAAGTCGAAATCCTCTCCGGGGTGTTCGAGGGCCGCACCACCGGCTGCGCCATTGGCTTGTTGATTCGCAACACCGACCAGAAGTCCAAGGACTACTCGGCAATCAAGGATGTGTTCCGCCCGTCCCATGCCGACTACACCTACCATCACAAATACGGCGAGCGCGACTACCGTGGCGGTGGCCGCAGCTCGGCGCGGGAAACTGCTATGCGCGTGGCCGCCGGTGCCATCGCCAAGAAATACCTGGCCACCCAGGGCATCGTCATCCGTGGCTACATGAGCCAGTTGGGCCCGATCGAGATCCCGTTCAAGAGCTGGGACAGCGTGCAAGACAACGCCTTCTTCTGTCCCGACCCGGACAAGGTGCCGGAGCTGGAGGCCTATATGGACCAGTTGCGCCGTGACCAGGACTCCGTCGGTGCCAAGATCACCGTGGTGGCCGAAGGCGTCAAGCCGGGCCTGGGCGAGCCGATCTTCGACCGCCTCGACGCCGAACTGGCCCACGCGCTGATGAGCATCAACGCGGTCAAAGGCGTGGAAATCGGTGCAGGTTTTGCCTGTGTTGCCCAGCGCGGCACCGAACATCGCGATGAGCTGACGCCTGAAGGTTTCCTCAGCAACAATGCGGGTGGCATCCTTGGCGGTATTTCCTCCGGCCAACCGATTGTTGCGCACCTGGCGCTCAAGGCGACCTCAAGCATTACCACGCCGGGCCGTTCGATCGATGTACACGGCAACCCGGTGGACGTGATCACCAAGGGCCGTCATGACCCGTGCGTCGGCATCCGCGCCACACCGATTGCCGAAGCCATGATGGCCATCGTGTTGATGGACCACCTGCTGCGCAACCGTGGGCAAAATGCCGATGTGCGCGTGACCACACCGGTACTGGGCCAACTGTGA
- a CDS encoding long-chain-acyl-CoA synthetase, whose amino-acid sequence MSHRQNDMITWGMMLRKVPAIVRALPRVVRGMRAANVTDPSQPCGLGWHFEQATLRNPDGAALLYADQVISYRDANQQANRIAHHLHDQGIRKGDVVALLIENRPELLLNVLAVAKLGGVCAMLNTSQTQGTLVHSLTLVDPVAIVVGAELLSSYAAVRDQVQIPAERTWCVADQPDGAVPEGYIDLMAASAGHTVDNLAICAQISYNDPCFYIYTSGTTGLPKAGIMKHGRWTKTAVSFGRIALDMAPHDVLYCTLPLYHGTGLCVCWGSAIIGASGFAIRRKFSASQFWEDARKFNATTLGYVGELCRYLLDQPPSEQDRDNRVTKMVGNGLRPGVWAQFKQRYEVEHICELYAASDGNIGFTNVLNFDNTIGFCLQHWALVDYVPDTGEPLRGSDGFMHKVSTGGQGLLLAKIDEKSPFDGYTDPQKNRKVVISDVFEKGDRYFNTGDLVRSIGFGHAQFVDRLGDTYRWKGENVSTTEVENVLLQHPQIAEVVAYGVEIANTNGRAGMVAITPSESLAALDMRELLQFAHGQLPHYAVPLFLRIKVKMETTGTFKYQKMKLKEEAFDPAKAGNDPVYAWLPGSQSYVPVTGQLLAQIQGGHFRY is encoded by the coding sequence ATGAGCCATCGGCAAAACGACATGATTACCTGGGGCATGATGCTGCGAAAGGTGCCTGCCATCGTTCGGGCGCTCCCGCGTGTGGTTCGCGGTATGCGCGCGGCCAATGTCACCGACCCCAGCCAACCCTGCGGCCTGGGCTGGCATTTCGAGCAAGCGACCTTGCGTAATCCTGACGGTGCCGCGCTGCTTTACGCTGACCAGGTGATCAGCTACCGCGACGCCAATCAGCAGGCCAATCGCATCGCCCATCACCTGCATGACCAAGGCATTCGCAAAGGCGACGTGGTAGCGCTGTTAATTGAAAATCGCCCCGAGTTGCTGCTCAACGTGTTGGCCGTGGCCAAGCTGGGCGGCGTCTGCGCCATGCTCAATACATCGCAAACCCAAGGGACGCTGGTGCACAGCCTGACGCTGGTCGACCCGGTTGCCATTGTGGTGGGGGCGGAGTTGCTGAGCTCCTACGCAGCGGTGCGCGATCAGGTGCAGATTCCGGCCGAGCGCACCTGGTGTGTGGCGGATCAACCCGATGGCGCAGTTCCCGAGGGCTACATCGACCTGATGGCGGCCAGTGCCGGGCACACGGTGGACAACCTTGCGATCTGCGCGCAGATTTCCTACAACGATCCCTGCTTCTATATCTACACCTCCGGCACCACCGGCTTGCCCAAGGCCGGCATCATGAAGCATGGGCGTTGGACCAAAACCGCTGTGAGCTTCGGCAGGATTGCCCTGGACATGGCACCGCACGACGTTCTCTATTGCACCTTGCCGCTGTACCACGGCACCGGTTTGTGTGTGTGCTGGGGCTCGGCCATTATCGGCGCGTCCGGCTTCGCCATTCGGCGCAAGTTCAGCGCCAGCCAGTTCTGGGAGGATGCGCGCAAGTTCAACGCGACCACCCTCGGCTATGTCGGTGAGTTATGCCGCTATTTGCTCGACCAGCCCCCCAGCGAACAGGATCGCGATAACCGCGTGACCAAGATGGTCGGCAATGGCCTGCGCCCCGGTGTATGGGCGCAGTTCAAACAGCGCTATGAGGTGGAGCATATTTGCGAACTGTATGCGGCCAGTGACGGCAATATCGGTTTTACCAACGTGCTGAATTTTGACAACACCATCGGCTTTTGCCTGCAGCATTGGGCGTTGGTGGATTACGTCCCTGACACAGGTGAACCGTTGCGCGGCAGTGATGGGTTCATGCACAAGGTCTCAACGGGCGGGCAGGGCTTGTTGCTGGCGAAGATCGATGAAAAGTCACCGTTCGATGGCTACACCGACCCGCAAAAAAATCGCAAGGTGGTGATCAGCGACGTGTTCGAGAAGGGCGACCGGTATTTCAATACTGGTGACCTGGTGCGTAGCATCGGCTTTGGTCATGCGCAATTTGTCGATCGCCTGGGCGACACCTACCGGTGGAAGGGTGAAAACGTCTCGACCACTGAAGTGGAAAACGTGCTGCTGCAACACCCGCAAATCGCCGAAGTGGTGGCTTATGGCGTCGAGATCGCGAACACCAATGGCCGTGCTGGCATGGTCGCCATCACCCCGAGTGAGTCTCTGGCTGCCCTGGACATGCGCGAACTGCTGCAATTTGCCCACGGCCAGTTGCCGCACTATGCGGTGCCGCTGTTCCTGCGGATCAAGGTAAAAATGGAAACCACCGGCACCTTCAAGTACCAGAAAATGAAACTCAAAGAGGAAGCATTCGACCCCGCCAAGGCCGGCAATGACCCGGTGTACGC
- a CDS encoding response regulator transcription factor, which yields MSSPEQTCPPIDSVPTAIRKRLNLSGKPLTPTELEILRWASEGKTIWEISQIRGTSEAAVKFHLRNIYGKLDVTNRVQAKNEATRQGLC from the coding sequence ATGAGCAGCCCAGAGCAGACGTGTCCCCCGATCGATAGCGTGCCGACGGCTATCAGAAAACGCCTGAACTTGTCCGGCAAGCCCCTGACCCCGACGGAGCTGGAAATCCTGCGGTGGGCTTCCGAGGGCAAGACCATCTGGGAGATCAGCCAGATTCGCGGCACCTCCGAAGCGGCAGTGAAGTTTCATCTGCGCAATATCTACGGCAAGCTGGACGTGACCAACCGGGTACAGGCGAAAAACGAAGCCACTCGCCAAGGCTTATGCTGA
- a CDS encoding MFS transporter translates to MTPPLPYWRLSSFYLFYFALLGATAPFLALYFDHLGFSSARIGELVAIPMLMRCVAPNLWGWIGDFTGRRLAIVRFGAVCTLASFCLIFVSKTYAWLAMVMALHAFFWHAVLPQFEVITLAHLHKQTSRYSQIRLWGSIGFILTVVIMGRLFDWLSLDIYPVVVVVIMAGIIGASLWVPNAQPANHGNRLAGDGFLKQLRSPGVLAFYACVALMQMSHGPYYTFLTLHLEHLGYSRGVIGMLWALGVVAEVLMFLAMSRILARFSVRRVLLASFVLAALRWLLLGAFAEFFWVLLFAQLMHAATFGSFHAAAIAFVQRSFGDRQQGQGQALYAALAGTGGALGALYSGYSWNLLGPTLTFSIASVAALAAAIIIGLRLQEPNQGTVQ, encoded by the coding sequence ATGACCCCACCGCTCCCATACTGGCGCCTCTCCAGCTTCTACCTGTTCTACTTCGCCCTGCTCGGAGCGACCGCGCCGTTCCTGGCGCTGTACTTCGATCACCTGGGCTTTTCCAGCGCGCGTATCGGCGAACTGGTGGCCATCCCCATGCTGATGCGCTGCGTGGCGCCGAACCTGTGGGGCTGGATCGGCGACTTCACCGGCCGGCGCCTGGCCATCGTGCGATTTGGCGCGGTCTGTACCCTGGCCAGTTTCTGCCTGATCTTCGTCAGCAAGACCTACGCCTGGCTGGCGATGGTCATGGCCCTGCACGCATTCTTCTGGCACGCGGTGCTGCCGCAGTTCGAGGTCATCACCCTGGCCCATCTGCACAAGCAAACCTCGCGCTACAGCCAGATCCGTCTGTGGGGCTCCATCGGCTTTATCCTCACTGTAGTGATCATGGGGCGCCTGTTCGACTGGCTGAGCCTGGATATCTACCCGGTCGTGGTGGTAGTGATCATGGCCGGCATCATCGGCGCCAGCCTGTGGGTGCCCAATGCCCAGCCTGCCAACCACGGCAATCGCTTGGCCGGTGACGGTTTCCTCAAGCAATTGCGCAGTCCCGGGGTGCTGGCGTTCTATGCCTGCGTGGCATTGATGCAAATGAGCCATGGCCCGTATTACACCTTCCTCACCCTGCACCTGGAACACTTGGGCTACAGCCGTGGCGTGATCGGGATGTTGTGGGCCCTGGGGGTGGTGGCGGAGGTCCTGATGTTCCTGGCCATGAGCCGTATCCTGGCGCGTTTTTCGGTGCGCCGGGTGCTGCTGGCCAGCTTTGTGCTGGCGGCGCTGCGCTGGTTGCTGCTGGGCGCCTTTGCCGAATTTTTCTGGGTGTTGCTGTTTGCGCAGCTCATGCACGCAGCCACATTCGGCAGTTTTCACGCGGCGGCGATTGCCTTTGTGCAGCGCAGCTTCGGTGACCGTCAGCAAGGCCAGGGCCAAGCCCTGTACGCTGCCTTGGCCGGTACTGGCGGTGCCCTCGGCGCCCTGTATTCCGGTTATAGCTGGAACCTGCTGGGCCCGACCCTGACGTTCAGTATCGCCAGCGTCGCGGCGCTGGCCGCCGCCATTATCATTGGCCTTAGATTGCAAGAGCCGAACCAAGGAACCGTGCAATGA
- a CDS encoding glutathione S-transferase N-terminal domain-containing protein — MFVKALRVGLGQIIIAGDFLTRPRKKQRPAEQQARVNDAAKALTLYQFHACPFCVKTRRTLHRLNVPVALKDAKNNEQDRQTLLEQGGKIKVPCLRIEENGQTTWMYDSKVIIDYLDKRFAAI, encoded by the coding sequence ATGTTCGTCAAAGCACTTCGAGTGGGCCTCGGCCAGATCATCATCGCGGGCGATTTTCTGACCCGCCCACGCAAAAAGCAGCGCCCCGCCGAACAACAGGCGCGGGTGAACGACGCGGCCAAGGCGCTGACGCTGTACCAGTTCCACGCCTGCCCGTTTTGTGTGAAGACCCGCCGCACCCTGCATCGCCTGAACGTGCCGGTAGCCCTGAAGGACGCAAAGAACAACGAGCAGGACCGCCAGACCCTGCTGGAGCAAGGCGGCAAGATCAAGGTGCCGTGCCTGCGCATCGAAGAGAATGGCCAGACCACCTGGATGTACGACTCCAAGGTGATCATCGACTACCTGGACAAGCGCTTCGCTGCGATCTGA
- a CDS encoding acyclic terpene utilization AtuA family protein gives MNTLRIGSGAGYSGDRIEPAVELAEHGDLDYLVFECLAERTIALAQQARIGDPQGGYDPLLSERMRRVLPCVGQPGGRRRLRVITNMGAANPVSAAIEVRRIAAELGLGLKVVAVVGDDVLHALPAEQLLDNGQTVGSLGERLISANAYLGVDGILEALRADADVVITGRVADPSLFLAPQMFEFGWAADDWQRLGRGTLVGHLLECAGQVSGGYFADPGFKNVDDLARLGFPLAEVDADGHAVITKVAGSGGRVSRATCIEQLIYEVHDPAAYLTPDVTADFSQVGFVEEGVDRVRAHGAEGRARPEQLKVSVGYLDGWIGEGQMSYGGPGAVARAQLARDVVLKRLELIGVKMQEVRAELIGMDSLHGPRSTVEPWEVRLRVAARCDERSDAVRVGNEVETLYTNGPAGGGGASKSVRQVVAVASLLLPREAVKPRIEE, from the coding sequence ATGAACACCTTGCGCATTGGCTCCGGCGCCGGCTATTCCGGTGACCGTATCGAACCTGCCGTGGAACTGGCCGAACATGGCGACCTGGATTACCTGGTCTTCGAATGCCTGGCCGAACGCACCATTGCCCTGGCACAACAGGCGCGCATCGGCGACCCGCAGGGCGGTTATGACCCGTTGCTGAGTGAACGCATGCGCCGAGTATTGCCCTGCGTGGGCCAGCCCGGCGGTCGCCGTCGCTTACGGGTGATCACCAACATGGGCGCGGCCAACCCTGTGTCGGCGGCCATTGAAGTGCGGCGCATTGCTGCCGAGCTGGGCCTGGGTCTGAAGGTTGTGGCGGTGGTGGGGGATGATGTACTGCACGCTTTGCCTGCCGAGCAGTTGCTGGATAACGGCCAGACCGTTGGCTCCCTTGGTGAGCGGTTGATCTCCGCGAATGCCTACCTGGGTGTGGACGGCATTCTTGAGGCACTGCGCGCCGACGCCGATGTGGTCATCACCGGGCGGGTGGCCGACCCTTCGTTGTTCCTGGCGCCGCAGATGTTTGAGTTTGGCTGGGCCGCTGATGATTGGCAGCGCCTGGGGCGCGGCACTTTGGTTGGGCATTTGCTCGAATGTGCCGGGCAGGTCAGTGGCGGTTACTTCGCGGATCCTGGCTTCAAGAACGTCGATGACCTGGCGCGCCTGGGCTTTCCGCTGGCTGAAGTCGATGCGGATGGCCACGCCGTGATCACCAAGGTTGCAGGTTCTGGTGGCCGTGTAAGCCGTGCCACGTGCATCGAACAATTGATCTACGAAGTGCACGACCCAGCGGCGTACCTGACTCCGGATGTGACGGCCGATTTTTCCCAGGTGGGGTTTGTCGAGGAGGGCGTTGATCGGGTTCGCGCCCACGGTGCCGAAGGGCGTGCACGGCCCGAACAGCTGAAAGTCAGCGTCGGTTATCTGGACGGCTGGATCGGTGAGGGGCAGATGTCCTACGGTGGCCCGGGGGCTGTCGCACGCGCGCAGTTGGCGCGAGATGTAGTGCTCAAACGCCTGGAATTGATCGGCGTAAAGATGCAGGAGGTGCGCGCCGAATTGATCGGCATGGATTCATTACATGGTCCACGCAGTACTGTCGAGCCTTGGGAAGTGCGGCTGAGGGTTGCCGCCCGTTGTGACGAACGCAGCGACGCCGTGCGGGTCGGCAATGAAGTGGAGACCCTCTATACCAACGGCCCAGCCGGAGGCGGTGGGGCTAGCAAGAGTGTGCGCCAGGTCGTGGCGGTGGCATCGTTGTTGCTGCCCCGTGAAGCGGTCAAACCGAGGATTGAAGAATGA
- the folE gene encoding GTP cyclohydrolase I FolE translates to MSLEQNYTEILGQLGEDVSREGLLDTPKRAAKAMQYLCRGYEQTLEEVTNGALFSSDNSEMVLVKDIELYSLCEHHLLPFIGKAHVAYIPSGKVLGLSKVARIVDMYARRLQIQENLSRQIADAVLQVTGALGVAVVIEAKHMCMMMRGVEKQNSSMITSVMLGEFRDNAATRSEFLSLIK, encoded by the coding sequence ATGTCCCTGGAACAGAATTACACAGAGATTCTCGGCCAACTCGGCGAGGACGTCTCCCGCGAGGGTCTGCTCGACACGCCAAAGCGTGCCGCCAAGGCGATGCAGTACCTTTGCCGCGGTTATGAACAGACGCTCGAAGAAGTCACCAACGGTGCCTTGTTCAGCTCCGATAACAGCGAAATGGTGCTGGTCAAGGACATCGAGCTGTACTCGTTGTGCGAACACCATCTGCTGCCGTTTATCGGCAAGGCCCATGTGGCCTACATTCCAAGCGGCAAAGTGCTGGGCCTGTCGAAGGTTGCACGAATCGTCGACATGTATGCGCGCCGCCTGCAGATCCAGGAAAACCTCAGCCGCCAGATCGCTGATGCGGTGCTGCAAGTGACCGGCGCCCTGGGCGTGGCCGTGGTAATCGAAGCCAAGCACATGTGCATGATGATGCGCGGTGTGGAAAAACAGAATTCGTCGATGATCACCTCGGTGATGCTCGGTGAGTTCCGCGATAACGCGGCCACTCGCAGCGAATTTCTCAGCCTGATCAAGTAA
- a CDS encoding cysteine hydrolase family protein, whose translation MSVPKTMFQLSGRGYAAANLSHATLVIIDAQKEYLSGPLAVSGMDAAVANIKQLVSAARNAGRPIVHVRHLGTVGGLFDPQGERGEFIQGLEPEGDETIIGKLLPSAFHGTGLEKHLQDLGSLDLIVCGFMSHSSVSTTVRAAKNLGFRCTLVEDACATRDLPYKGGILSAEHVQHTEMAIMADNFATLALTKDLI comes from the coding sequence ATGTCCGTTCCAAAGACGATGTTTCAACTCAGCGGTCGCGGTTACGCAGCAGCCAACCTCAGTCATGCGACCCTCGTGATCATCGACGCCCAGAAGGAATACCTCAGCGGCCCGCTCGCCGTCTCGGGCATGGACGCAGCTGTCGCTAATATCAAACAACTGGTCAGCGCCGCGCGTAATGCCGGACGCCCGATTGTGCATGTGCGCCACTTGGGCACCGTAGGCGGTCTGTTTGATCCACAGGGCGAGCGTGGCGAATTCATCCAGGGGCTTGAGCCAGAGGGTGACGAAACCATCATCGGCAAGCTGCTGCCGAGCGCCTTCCACGGCACCGGCCTGGAAAAACACTTGCAAGACCTTGGCTCCCTGGACCTGATCGTCTGCGGCTTCATGAGCCACTCCAGCGTCAGCACCACCGTGCGTGCGGCCAAGAACCTGGGCTTTCGCTGCACCCTGGTGGAAGACGCCTGCGCCACTCGCGACCTGCCCTACAAGGGCGGCATCCTGAGCGCCGAACATGTGCAGCACACCGAAATGGCGATCATGGCCGACAACTTCGCCACCCTCGCACTGACTAAAGATCTGATCTGA
- a CDS encoding DUF3509 domain-containing protein, with product MSLIQDKFASVFSNYDVTTQPRPDGGILLTLRNSEGKQVKRSISYQQLHTADQLTWVISAIRRDLAEQASELPQISMLQSQNRFALPTYHSA from the coding sequence ATGAGCCTGATCCAAGATAAATTCGCTTCGGTATTCTCCAACTACGACGTCACCACCCAGCCACGTCCTGACGGTGGCATCCTGTTGACCCTGCGCAACAGCGAAGGCAAACAGGTCAAGCGCTCGATCTCGTACCAGCAATTGCACACCGCCGATCAGTTGACCTGGGTGATCAGTGCCATTCGCCGTGACCTGGCCGAACAAGCCAGCGAGCTGCCGCAGATTTCCATGCTGCAAAGCCAGAACCGCTTTGCGCTGCCGACCTACCATTCGGCATAA
- a CDS encoding alpha/beta hydrolase yields MMLRVLLFTLTLFTAAVQAASPVVLQRPISLDTGSGQLFGSLLLPQSDQPVPVVLIIAGSGPTDRNGNSADGARNDSLKRLAWVLARHNIASVRYDKRGVAASLAATPDERNLTLDAYVSDAVAWGKLLKADKRMGPLIVLGHSEGALVAALAAPQLAPAGVISLSGSARPVDQVIRQQLADHLPPALLLRSNEILDHLKAGQVDADVPRPLEGIFRPSVQPYLISLFRADPSAAFARLNMPALIIQGTNDIQVGIADAQQLKKAKPDAQLTVIEGMNHVMRIVPNNVKQQLASYNDPKLPLAAELGQRIVAFIDGLQPR; encoded by the coding sequence ATGATGCTGCGAGTTCTGCTGTTCACCCTCACCCTGTTTACCGCCGCGGTCCAGGCCGCCTCCCCTGTGGTACTGCAACGCCCTATCAGCCTGGACACCGGCAGCGGCCAACTGTTTGGCTCATTATTGTTGCCGCAGTCCGACCAACCGGTGCCGGTGGTGCTGATCATCGCCGGCTCCGGCCCTACCGACCGCAATGGCAACAGCGCCGACGGCGCCCGCAATGACAGCCTCAAGCGCCTGGCCTGGGTGCTCGCCCGGCATAACATCGCCAGCGTGCGCTACGACAAGCGCGGGGTCGCCGCCAGCCTGGCCGCCACGCCGGATGAGCGCAACCTCACCCTGGATGCCTATGTGTCCGATGCGGTGGCCTGGGGCAAGCTGCTCAAGGCCGACAAGCGCATGGGCCCGTTGATTGTGCTGGGCCATAGCGAAGGCGCGCTGGTAGCCGCCCTCGCCGCGCCGCAACTGGCGCCGGCCGGGGTGATTTCCCTGTCGGGCAGCGCGCGCCCGGTAGACCAGGTGATTCGCCAGCAACTGGCCGATCACTTGCCCCCTGCCCTGTTGTTGCGCAGCAATGAAATCCTCGACCACCTCAAGGCCGGCCAAGTGGATGCCGACGTGCCGCGCCCACTCGAAGGCATCTTCCGACCAAGCGTGCAGCCTTATCTGATCAGCCTGTTCCGCGCCGACCCATCGGCCGCCTTCGCCAGGCTGAACATGCCGGCGTTGATCATCCAAGGCACCAACGATATCCAGGTCGGTATCGCGGATGCCCAGCAGTTGAAAAAAGCCAAGCCCGACGCGCAGTTGACGGTCATAGAAGGCATGAACCACGTGATGCGCATCGTGCCCAACAACGTGAAGCAGCAACTGGCGTCCTACAATGACCCGAAACTGCCCCTGGCTGCGGAACTGGGCCAGCGTATCGTCGCGTTTATCGACGGACTTCAACCCCGTTAA
- a CDS encoding Smr/MutS family protein, whose amino-acid sequence MQDDDFSLFKNELRGVKPIKHDRADTGKPKTDRAQIAKLRQAATVRSDATTVDGLSDQFVIDVGPEDELMWARDGVQESQMRKLKAGQVPFEGSLDLHGMNVEKARETLWAFLAEATKFEIRCVRVTHGKAVRLDGKRPMIKSHVNTWLRQHAQVLGFTSCQARHGGAGAVYVMLKRTMLEGRDE is encoded by the coding sequence ATGCAAGACGACGATTTTTCCCTGTTCAAAAACGAGCTGCGCGGCGTCAAGCCGATCAAGCACGACCGCGCCGACACCGGCAAACCCAAGACCGACCGGGCACAGATCGCCAAGCTGCGCCAGGCCGCGACCGTGCGCAGCGATGCCACTACCGTGGATGGCCTGTCGGATCAGTTCGTGATTGACGTCGGCCCCGAAGACGAGCTGATGTGGGCTCGCGACGGTGTGCAGGAAAGCCAGATGCGCAAGCTCAAGGCCGGCCAGGTCCCGTTCGAAGGCAGCCTCGACCTGCACGGCATGAACGTGGAAAAGGCCCGGGAAACCCTGTGGGCCTTCCTCGCCGAAGCGACTAAATTCGAAATCCGCTGCGTGCGCGTCACCCACGGCAAGGCTGTGCGGCTGGACGGCAAGCGGCCAATGATCAAGAGCCACGTCAACACCTGGCTGCGTCAACATGCCCAGGTGCTCGGCTTTACTTCCTGCCAGGCCCGCCACGGCGGTGCCGGTGCGGTGTATGTGATGCTCAAGCGCACCATGCTCGAAGGCCGCGACGAGTAA
- the prmB gene encoding 50S ribosomal protein L3 N(5)-glutamine methyltransferase: protein MITSRLRTLRDHIRWAVSRFHGEDLFFGHGTDNAWDEARQLVLGALHLPWEIADSYLDCNLEEEEISHVQRLLHRRIHERVPTAYLLKEAWFCGMSFIVDERVLIPRSPIGELIENRFEPWLAQPPARILDLCTGSGCIGIACAYEFQEAEVVLGDLSFEALEVANQNIERHGVDERVYTVQGDGFDGLPGQRFDLIVSNPPYVDAEDFADMPDEYQHEPELGLACGDDGLNLVRRMLAEAADHLTEKGLLIVEVGNSQVHVDALYPEVDFAWLDFKRGGHGVFMLTAEQCRQHQAVFAARI from the coding sequence GTGATCACTTCCCGCCTGCGCACTTTGCGCGACCATATCCGTTGGGCTGTCAGCCGTTTCCATGGGGAAGACCTGTTTTTTGGCCATGGCACCGACAATGCCTGGGACGAAGCCCGGCAATTGGTGCTCGGCGCCTTGCACCTGCCGTGGGAAATTGCCGACAGCTACCTGGATTGCAACCTCGAAGAAGAGGAAATCTCCCATGTGCAGCGTTTACTGCATCGCCGTATTCACGAGCGTGTGCCCACCGCCTACCTGTTGAAAGAGGCGTGGTTCTGCGGCATGTCGTTTATTGTCGATGAGCGCGTGTTGATCCCGCGCTCACCGATTGGCGAACTGATCGAAAACCGCTTCGAACCCTGGTTGGCGCAGCCGCCGGCGCGCATCCTCGACCTGTGCACCGGCTCCGGTTGCATCGGCATTGCCTGTGCGTACGAGTTCCAGGAGGCTGAAGTTGTACTGGGTGACCTGTCCTTCGAAGCCCTTGAAGTGGCAAACCAGAATATCGAGCGCCACGGCGTCGATGAGCGGGTCTATACCGTGCAGGGCGATGGTTTTGACGGCTTGCCCGGCCAGCGATTCGACCTGATCGTGTCAAACCCACCGTATGTGGATGCCGAAGATTTTGCCGACATGCCGGATGAATACCAGCACGAGCCGGAACTGGGCCTGGCCTGTGGTGACGACGGCCTGAACCTGGTACGCCGGATGCTGGCCGAAGCGGCGGACCATCTGACCGAGAAGGGTTTGCTGATTGTCGAAGTGGGCAACAGCCAGGTGCATGTTGACGCGCTGTATCCGGAAGTCGACTTTGCCTGGCTGGACTTCAAGCGGGGTGGGCATGGGGTGTTCATGCTGACGGCTGAGCAGTGTCGCCAACACCAGGCCGTTTTCGCTGCCCGGATATAA
- a CDS encoding 1,2-dihydroxy-3-keto-5-methylthiopentene dioxygenase has translation MSYVAVYHIATADTPNKVLTHFDDIQSTLAEHGIGFERWQPGIIEKGASEAQMIAAYRPQIDALGYATAKVISVMGDHPQKHELRDPFLVERTCRENNAYFFIAGQGLFMLHVGDYVYGVRAEKNDLLVIPAGMSHWLDIGENPHLVALRLFNTAEGEVPTFSADNIAARFPGLDD, from the coding sequence ATGAGTTACGTAGCCGTTTATCACATCGCCACCGCAGATACCCCCAACAAGGTGCTGACCCATTTCGACGACATCCAGTCGACCTTGGCCGAACACGGCATAGGCTTTGAACGCTGGCAGCCCGGCATTATCGAGAAAGGCGCCAGTGAGGCGCAAATGATCGCGGCGTACCGTCCGCAGATCGATGCGCTCGGCTATGCCACGGCGAAGGTGATCAGCGTGATGGGCGACCATCCCCAGAAGCATGAATTGCGTGACCCGTTCCTGGTAGAGCGCACCTGCCGTGAAAATAACGCGTATTTCTTTATCGCCGGCCAAGGCCTGTTCATGCTGCATGTGGGTGATTACGTGTACGGCGTGCGCGCCGAGAAAAATGACCTGTTGGTTATCCCGGCGGGAATGTCGCACTGGCTCGACATCGGCGAGAACCCGCACTTGGTGGCGCTGCGCTTGTTCAACACCGCCGAAGGCGAGGTGCCGACGTTCAGCGCAGATAACATTGCCGCGCGTTTTCCAGGGTTGGACGACTAA